The following are from one region of the Rosistilla carotiformis genome:
- the ybeY gene encoding rRNA maturation RNase YbeY encodes MNDLDKDLKVEINIQHTASFIDPAALESAVRLVADTYGIETGEVSIGVVDDENMQRLNNQFLQHDYTTDCLSFVYEESDNSISGELILCADYASREAQQFDWQPESELLLYAIHGMLHLMGMEDTTDEGRQAMRDEEREMLSRLGIEGAQRHGLPTNSNPSEKC; translated from the coding sequence GTGAACGATCTGGACAAAGACTTGAAGGTTGAAATCAACATCCAACACACCGCATCGTTCATCGATCCGGCCGCTTTGGAATCGGCCGTCCGTTTGGTCGCCGATACTTATGGGATCGAGACCGGGGAAGTCAGCATCGGAGTCGTCGACGACGAAAACATGCAGCGGTTGAACAACCAATTCCTGCAGCATGACTACACCACCGATTGTTTGAGTTTTGTCTATGAGGAATCGGACAATTCGATCAGCGGCGAATTGATCTTGTGCGCCGACTATGCCTCCCGCGAAGCTCAACAATTCGATTGGCAGCCCGAATCGGAATTGCTGTTATATGCCATTCATGGCATGTTGCATCTGATGGGCATGGAAGACACCACCGACGAAGGTCGGCAGGCAATGCGTGACGAAGAACGCGAAATGTTATCGCGTTTGGGCATCGAGGGTGCCCAACGGCATGGTCTTCCCACGAACTCTAACCCGAGCGAGAAATGTTAG
- a CDS encoding HD family phosphohydrolase, which translates to MSSATQNRTRSERVASLQLPPGKFQRFIALVRQSQVWVRFAIALIAALIILTVCQCWRVPFAYRTGYIPPRDMYARVQFDVPDLAKTQSAKDLKRRSVIAFYSNRSLPLTQLREKLKDQMFLVLEAPSFDQLSNSARDAWAQFFKGDETAGPDETAPATFAALKATFAEDEELQKLDKAIRLAMFPFYETGLLRSLEHEEGDASSIRVYPENQPSDIQLVPVDRVRIAQASLDLKQRIIEEFKLQFEFEKSPRAAKIVGDWLADRLPVTLDYDEARSEEARKKAADEVPDVLTTYYPGRTSIAPSGKPLGKQQLDLLQSEWNALQGSRSFTDAMMRLLAYAGMLAALYLLCGSYIYFVHDPVLITDVGKLTRLLSLVVLVVSACWYASADKWQAEVIPLVLAAITATVAYGRELALLLIAASSLAVTLLIGQDLPDLVVLSAATLSCILLLGRIRTRTRLITIGAGAALVTAATVIGVGVVAGQSLGSGEPTNVTEGIYQSLGLGALMIELSKGSVWAGTLVLVASMLMTGLLPFVEKIFGVQTDLSLLELGDASHPLLRQLAQRAPGTYNHSINVASIAEAAADAIGGNGLLVRVGAYFHDIGKIFKPDYFIENQGGGPNQHDSLQPAMSTLVIIAHVKDGADLARSHHLPEPMIDFILQHHGTTLVEYFYREAKERSEESPNKEEVSDKDFRYPGPKPRSLEAAVLMLSDGVESASRTLVDPTPARIKSLVEQIAMKRLTDGQFDESGLTLKQLDRVKQSLVKSLTAIYHARVKYPGQQTA; encoded by the coding sequence ATGAGTTCCGCAACACAAAATCGAACGCGCAGCGAACGCGTCGCCTCGTTGCAATTGCCTCCGGGTAAATTTCAACGCTTCATCGCCTTGGTGCGTCAAAGCCAAGTTTGGGTTCGGTTTGCGATCGCGCTGATCGCTGCGCTGATCATCTTGACGGTCTGCCAATGTTGGCGGGTCCCGTTTGCTTATCGCACCGGTTACATCCCCCCTCGCGACATGTATGCGCGGGTTCAATTCGATGTTCCCGATCTAGCCAAGACACAATCGGCCAAAGACCTCAAGCGTCGCAGCGTGATTGCGTTTTACAGCAATCGCAGCCTGCCGTTGACTCAGTTGCGCGAGAAACTGAAGGATCAAATGTTCTTGGTCCTCGAAGCCCCTTCGTTCGACCAATTAAGCAATTCGGCCCGCGACGCCTGGGCACAATTCTTCAAAGGGGATGAGACGGCCGGTCCCGACGAGACCGCGCCGGCGACCTTTGCGGCACTGAAAGCCACGTTTGCCGAGGACGAAGAACTACAGAAGCTGGACAAAGCGATCCGCTTGGCCATGTTCCCGTTTTACGAAACGGGCCTGCTGCGAAGCTTGGAACACGAGGAAGGGGACGCCAGTTCGATCCGCGTCTATCCCGAGAATCAGCCATCGGACATTCAATTGGTGCCGGTCGATCGTGTTCGCATCGCGCAAGCATCGTTGGACCTGAAGCAGCGGATTATCGAAGAATTTAAGCTGCAGTTCGAGTTTGAAAAATCACCGCGTGCCGCCAAGATCGTTGGCGATTGGTTAGCCGATCGCTTGCCGGTGACGCTCGACTACGACGAAGCCCGCAGCGAAGAGGCTCGCAAAAAAGCGGCCGACGAAGTTCCCGACGTATTAACGACCTACTACCCTGGTCGGACATCGATCGCACCGTCGGGCAAACCGCTGGGAAAACAGCAATTGGATCTGCTGCAATCGGAATGGAACGCGCTACAAGGTTCGCGATCGTTCACCGACGCCATGATGCGTTTGCTCGCCTACGCGGGCATGCTCGCCGCCCTCTACTTGCTGTGCGGTTCGTACATCTATTTTGTTCACGATCCGGTCTTGATCACCGACGTCGGCAAGTTGACACGCTTGTTGTCGCTGGTCGTGTTGGTCGTGTCGGCGTGCTGGTATGCGTCGGCCGACAAATGGCAGGCCGAAGTGATTCCTTTGGTGCTTGCGGCAATAACCGCCACGGTCGCTTACGGACGCGAACTCGCATTACTGTTGATCGCGGCGTCGTCGCTGGCCGTTACACTGTTGATCGGTCAAGACTTGCCCGATCTCGTCGTTCTGTCGGCTGCGACGCTCAGCTGCATTCTCTTGTTGGGACGGATTCGAACGCGAACCCGATTGATCACGATCGGCGCGGGGGCCGCGTTGGTGACCGCCGCGACCGTGATCGGTGTGGGAGTAGTCGCGGGACAATCGCTCGGTTCGGGCGAACCGACCAACGTGACCGAAGGAATCTATCAATCGCTGGGGCTCGGCGCTTTGATGATCGAACTGAGCAAGGGCTCGGTTTGGGCGGGAACGTTGGTATTGGTTGCCAGCATGTTGATGACGGGGCTGTTGCCGTTCGTCGAAAAAATCTTTGGCGTGCAAACGGATCTGAGTCTGTTGGAACTGGGCGACGCCAGCCATCCCCTGTTGCGACAACTGGCGCAAAGAGCTCCCGGCACCTACAACCACTCGATCAACGTTGCTTCGATTGCCGAAGCGGCGGCCGATGCGATTGGCGGCAATGGACTGCTGGTTCGCGTGGGAGCTTACTTCCACGACATCGGGAAGATTTTCAAGCCCGACTATTTCATCGAAAACCAAGGCGGCGGGCCGAACCAACACGATTCATTGCAACCGGCGATGAGTACGTTGGTGATCATTGCGCATGTCAAAGACGGGGCCGACTTGGCTCGCTCGCATCATCTGCCCGAACCGATGATCGACTTCATTCTGCAGCACCACGGAACGACCTTGGTCGAGTATTTCTATCGCGAAGCGAAGGAGCGGAGCGAGGAGAGCCCGAACAAGGAAGAGGTCTCTGACAAAGACTTCCGTTATCCCGGCCCTAAGCCGCGGTCATTGGAAGCGGCAGTGTTGATGTTGTCCGACGGAGTCGAAAGCGCCAGCCGAACGCTGGTCGATCCAACGCCCGCGCGTATCAAGAGCTTGGTCGAACAGATCGCGATGAAGCGTTTAACCGATGGCCAATTCGATGAATCGGGGCTGACGCTCAAGCAGCTCGATCGGGTCAAGCAGAGCCTGGTGAAATCGTTGACCGCCATCTATCATGCTCGCGTCAAATACCCCGGCCAACAGACGGCGTGA